Proteins encoded within one genomic window of Platichthys flesus chromosome 13, fPlaFle2.1, whole genome shotgun sequence:
- the akap17a gene encoding A-kinase anchor protein 17A isoform X1, with product MRKLHPVSHPWIYWAEVPHPSATMTTIVHDTTEAFCLSTEYNLYLKPIAKITVSVALPQLKLPGKSISNWEVMERVKAMVAPEQFSALRISKSTMDFIRFEGEVENKTVVKSLLSRLDVKCIKLSGFTDVLKVRAVENKVDFPTRHDWDSFFRDAKDMNETMPGERPDTIHLEGLPCRWFNQKDSQFPDRPSEEVLISVFETFGKVRHVDIPMLDPYREEMLDKNFNTFSFGGHLNFMAYVQYQEYSGFTKAMDTLRGMKLMLKGDDGKAVACNIKVTFDTTKHLSELALKRRNMERMKLQELERQREEQKRREKEEEEHRKEEERKHKEQEEEEKEKRKDERLRKREQKLQEKEQKRNVKKMRRQQEEEQKKLQMRIAMEERRLLLAQRNLESIRLIAELLAKAKALKQQQQEKERAEREEQERQEQAQQKEELARLQKLEACRRKQEEELRRVEVEKQRALELQRREKELREKLLCNMLKKRPPGTQDQDGPVPTEEVTAPGGTDVTLGALERVNGGKAAEGKEKHVSKSKEHGHVLGKNRSMHEKRGAQDKKKKSKEGKKKKKEELSRSRYGREQARDQDHSHRERSSRSRERRSRRSRSNSRRRRSSSRHRRSSSRQKRSYSHNGSRKRSHSGRSTSSSGDRSRSSSGRSNSKGRSHRHRHRRNSRAGSRGSNTSNSRRYRRHSNSRDRSHSRRR from the exons GTTCCCCACCCATCTGCAACTATGACGACCATCGTCCATGATACTACAGAGGCGTTTTGCCTCTCTACTGAATACAACCTGTACCTCAAGCCCATTGCCAAAATTACAGTCAGTGTGGCACTGCCCCAGCTTAAGCTTCCAGGCAAGAGCATCTCCAACTGGGAGGTAATGGAGAGAGTGAAGGCGATGGTGGCTCCGGAGCAGTTCTCAGCCCTCCGAATTTCCAAGAGCACCATGGACTTCATCCGCTTtgagggagaggtggagaacAAGACGGTGGTCAAGAGCCTGTTGAGCCGTCTGGATGTGAAGTGCATCAAACTCAGTGGATTTACTGATGTGCTGAAG GTTCGCGCAGTAGAGAATAAGGTCGACTTCCCCACACGCCACGACTGGGATTCATTTTTCCGCGACGCCAAGGACATGAATGAGACGATGCCGGGAGAGAGACCTGACACCATCCACCTGGAGGGGCTTCCCTGCCGCTGGTTCAACCAGAAGGACAGTCAGTTTCCCGACCGGCCCTCTGAAGAGGTCCTCATTTCTGTCTTCGAGACTTTTGGCAAG GTGCGACATGTTGACATCCCCATGCTGGATCCATACAGAGAGGAAATGCTGGACAAGAACTTCAACACATTCAGCTTTGGGGGTCACCTGAACTTCATGGCTTACGTTCAGTACCAGGAATATTCCGGCTTCACCAAGGCCATGGACACTCTGCGCGGCATGAAGCTGATGCTCAAAGGAGACGATGGGAAAGCGGTGGCTTGTAACATCAAG GTGACCTTCGACACCACCAAGCACCTGAGTGAGTTAGCTctgaagaggagaaacatggagaggatgaagctgcaggagctggagcggcagagagaggagcagaaacgacgggagaaggaggaggaggagcatcgtaaggaggaggagag GAAACACaaggagcaggaagaagaggagaaggagaagaggaaggacgAGAGGCTGCGGAAGCGAGAGCAGAAGCTtcaggagaaggagcagaagcGGAACGTGAAGAAGATGAGGcgtcagcaggaggaggagcagaagaagctgcagatgaGGATTgcgatggaggagaggaggctccTGCTGGCTCAGCGCAACCTGGAATCTATACGGCTTATTGCTGAGTTGCTGGCCAAGGCCAAG gccctgaagcagcagcagcaggagaaagagagggctGAACGCGAAGAGCAGGAAAGGCAGGAGCAGGCTCAGCAGAAGGAGGAATTAGCCCGACTTCAGAAGCTGGAAGCGTGCAGACGCAAGCAAGAGGAGGAGCTTCgcagggtggaggtggagaagcaGCGAGCACTGGAGCTCCAGCGTAGAGAGAAGGAGCTAAGGGAGAAACTGCTTTGCAATATGTTGAAGAAGAGACCACCAGGCACGCAGGACCAGGACGGCCCTGTACCGACCGAGGAGGTCACTGCTCCTGGCGGCACTGATGTGACGTTGGGGGCTCTGGAGCGGGTGAACGGAGGAAAGGCAGCTGAGGGCAAAGAGAAACATGTGTCCAAGTCAAAGGAGCACGGCCATGTTTTGGGGAAAAACAGATCAATGCACGAGAAAAGAGGAGCgcaggacaagaagaagaagagcaaggagggaaagaagaagaagaaggaggagttGTCGAGGAGCAGGTATGGCAGGGAGCAAGCGAGGGACCAGGACCACTCCCACAGAGAGAGGAGTTCCcgcagcagggagaggaggagcaggcgcTCCCGCAGCAatagcaggaggaggaggagctccagTCGTCACAGGAGGAGCTCCAGTCGCCAAAAAAGGAGCTACAGTCACAACGGCAGCAGGAAGCGTAGCCATAGCGGCAGGAGCACAAGCTCGAGTggagacaggagcaggagcagtaGTGGGAGGAGTAACAGCAAGGGGAGGAGTCACAGACACCGTCACCGTAGAAACAGCCGAGCCGGTTCAAGGGGCAGCAACACAAGTAACAGCCGAAGATACAGGAGACACAGCAACAGTAGAGACAGGAGCCACTCCAGACGACGCTAA
- the akap17a gene encoding A-kinase anchor protein 17A isoform X2 — translation MSVPHPSATMTTIVHDTTEAFCLSTEYNLYLKPIAKITVSVALPQLKLPGKSISNWEVMERVKAMVAPEQFSALRISKSTMDFIRFEGEVENKTVVKSLLSRLDVKCIKLSGFTDVLKVRAVENKVDFPTRHDWDSFFRDAKDMNETMPGERPDTIHLEGLPCRWFNQKDSQFPDRPSEEVLISVFETFGKVRHVDIPMLDPYREEMLDKNFNTFSFGGHLNFMAYVQYQEYSGFTKAMDTLRGMKLMLKGDDGKAVACNIKVTFDTTKHLSELALKRRNMERMKLQELERQREEQKRREKEEEEHRKEEERKHKEQEEEEKEKRKDERLRKREQKLQEKEQKRNVKKMRRQQEEEQKKLQMRIAMEERRLLLAQRNLESIRLIAELLAKAKALKQQQQEKERAEREEQERQEQAQQKEELARLQKLEACRRKQEEELRRVEVEKQRALELQRREKELREKLLCNMLKKRPPGTQDQDGPVPTEEVTAPGGTDVTLGALERVNGGKAAEGKEKHVSKSKEHGHVLGKNRSMHEKRGAQDKKKKSKEGKKKKKEELSRSRYGREQARDQDHSHRERSSRSRERRSRRSRSNSRRRRSSSRHRRSSSRQKRSYSHNGSRKRSHSGRSTSSSGDRSRSSSGRSNSKGRSHRHRHRRNSRAGSRGSNTSNSRRYRRHSNSRDRSHSRRR, via the exons ATGTCT GTTCCCCACCCATCTGCAACTATGACGACCATCGTCCATGATACTACAGAGGCGTTTTGCCTCTCTACTGAATACAACCTGTACCTCAAGCCCATTGCCAAAATTACAGTCAGTGTGGCACTGCCCCAGCTTAAGCTTCCAGGCAAGAGCATCTCCAACTGGGAGGTAATGGAGAGAGTGAAGGCGATGGTGGCTCCGGAGCAGTTCTCAGCCCTCCGAATTTCCAAGAGCACCATGGACTTCATCCGCTTtgagggagaggtggagaacAAGACGGTGGTCAAGAGCCTGTTGAGCCGTCTGGATGTGAAGTGCATCAAACTCAGTGGATTTACTGATGTGCTGAAG GTTCGCGCAGTAGAGAATAAGGTCGACTTCCCCACACGCCACGACTGGGATTCATTTTTCCGCGACGCCAAGGACATGAATGAGACGATGCCGGGAGAGAGACCTGACACCATCCACCTGGAGGGGCTTCCCTGCCGCTGGTTCAACCAGAAGGACAGTCAGTTTCCCGACCGGCCCTCTGAAGAGGTCCTCATTTCTGTCTTCGAGACTTTTGGCAAG GTGCGACATGTTGACATCCCCATGCTGGATCCATACAGAGAGGAAATGCTGGACAAGAACTTCAACACATTCAGCTTTGGGGGTCACCTGAACTTCATGGCTTACGTTCAGTACCAGGAATATTCCGGCTTCACCAAGGCCATGGACACTCTGCGCGGCATGAAGCTGATGCTCAAAGGAGACGATGGGAAAGCGGTGGCTTGTAACATCAAG GTGACCTTCGACACCACCAAGCACCTGAGTGAGTTAGCTctgaagaggagaaacatggagaggatgaagctgcaggagctggagcggcagagagaggagcagaaacgacgggagaaggaggaggaggagcatcgtaaggaggaggagag GAAACACaaggagcaggaagaagaggagaaggagaagaggaaggacgAGAGGCTGCGGAAGCGAGAGCAGAAGCTtcaggagaaggagcagaagcGGAACGTGAAGAAGATGAGGcgtcagcaggaggaggagcagaagaagctgcagatgaGGATTgcgatggaggagaggaggctccTGCTGGCTCAGCGCAACCTGGAATCTATACGGCTTATTGCTGAGTTGCTGGCCAAGGCCAAG gccctgaagcagcagcagcaggagaaagagagggctGAACGCGAAGAGCAGGAAAGGCAGGAGCAGGCTCAGCAGAAGGAGGAATTAGCCCGACTTCAGAAGCTGGAAGCGTGCAGACGCAAGCAAGAGGAGGAGCTTCgcagggtggaggtggagaagcaGCGAGCACTGGAGCTCCAGCGTAGAGAGAAGGAGCTAAGGGAGAAACTGCTTTGCAATATGTTGAAGAAGAGACCACCAGGCACGCAGGACCAGGACGGCCCTGTACCGACCGAGGAGGTCACTGCTCCTGGCGGCACTGATGTGACGTTGGGGGCTCTGGAGCGGGTGAACGGAGGAAAGGCAGCTGAGGGCAAAGAGAAACATGTGTCCAAGTCAAAGGAGCACGGCCATGTTTTGGGGAAAAACAGATCAATGCACGAGAAAAGAGGAGCgcaggacaagaagaagaagagcaaggagggaaagaagaagaagaaggaggagttGTCGAGGAGCAGGTATGGCAGGGAGCAAGCGAGGGACCAGGACCACTCCCACAGAGAGAGGAGTTCCcgcagcagggagaggaggagcaggcgcTCCCGCAGCAatagcaggaggaggaggagctccagTCGTCACAGGAGGAGCTCCAGTCGCCAAAAAAGGAGCTACAGTCACAACGGCAGCAGGAAGCGTAGCCATAGCGGCAGGAGCACAAGCTCGAGTggagacaggagcaggagcagtaGTGGGAGGAGTAACAGCAAGGGGAGGAGTCACAGACACCGTCACCGTAGAAACAGCCGAGCCGGTTCAAGGGGCAGCAACACAAGTAACAGCCGAAGATACAGGAGACACAGCAACAGTAGAGACAGGAGCCACTCCAGACGACGCTAA